From the genome of Rhizobacter sp. AJA081-3:
GTGCTCCAGCGCATCGAGCACGGCGCCGAGCACGCCACGCAGCCAGGCTTCGTCGGGCGGGCCCGTCATGGCGCGGCGCGTGTCGCGCAGCGTGGCGCCCTGCAGGTAGGGCATCACCATGTAGGCGGTGCCGTTGTCCTCCCAGAAGCGGTAGACCTTCAACAGCGAAGGGTGGTCGAAGCGCGCCAGCAGCCGCGCCTCGTTGACGAACGAGCGCAACCCGGCAGCGTAGGTGTCGGCATAGGCGCTGGTGCGCAGCGTGATCTGCGGCCCCTCGCCGCGCACCGCCAGCGACGAAGGCATGTACTCCTTCAGCGCGACCTGCCGCTCGAGGGAATGGTCCTGCGCCAGGTAGACGACGCCGAAGCCGCCGATGCCCAGCACGCCGAGGATCTCGAACTCGCCGAAACGCGTGCCCGGCGGCAAGGCCTCGGCGAGCTTGTCGGTGCGGGGGGCGGCAGGGGCTTTGGCAGGCGGTTCGGCGCTCATGGAGGTCGGGGCGCGTGAGGCGCCACGGGCAAGCATAACGGCCGCGAACGGACTGCCGGCAGCGTTGCCGGCTCGCGACGCATCGCGCCATGCGATTGCGTCTGCGCAATCGGAAAGACGCGTCGCGGCCCAAAGTGGGTTCATCGCACCCCGGAACCGGGGCCGAACGTGAAGGGGTCCGAGACGCCCTTCGTTCTCAACAACCATCGAGGATTGCCATGAAGACACGCCTGTTCAGACTCGCCGCCATCGCCGCGTTGTTCGCGTCTTCGGCGGCCTACTCGCAGGGCTACGTCGGCTTGGGAGCCGGCCCGGCGAAGATCAACATCGATTGCGCCGGCGCAGACACCTGCGACAAGACCGACACCGGCTGGAAGCTCTACGGCGGCATGAAGTTCGGCTCGAACCTGGCCGGCGAACTCGTGTATGTCGACTGGGGCAAGGCCAAGGCCAGCGCCACCGACGCCGAGCTCGGCACCGCCACGCTGGACGTCAAGGCCAGCGGTATCGGCCTCGGCGTGGCGTACCACGTCCCGCTGGCAGCCTGGTCGTGCCTGGGCCGCCTGGGCATCATGCAGAACAAGGGCAAGACCTCGGTGTCCTTGAACGGCTTGAGCGCCTCCGACTCGTTCACTGGCACGTTCCCGTACTACGGCGTCGGCTGCGGGTACAGCCTGACGCCCAATCTGACCCTCACGGCCGAGGCAGACTTCTCCCGCGTGAAGTACACCGACCAGGACAAGGCGAACGTCCAGCTGCTGTCGATCGGGCTTCGCTGGGGCTGGTAGCGGGATCGGCGCGGGCAAGGCGCCGGGCTCGGCCGGCGGGGCGAGGGCATCGGGCACAATGCGCGCCCTCGCCTCCTCGCCGGCCTCGCAGATGACCGCCCCGCCCTCCGATCAGTCCGGCCGACGTGCCGCCATCCGCAGCTATGTCGTGCGTGCCGGCCGCATGGGCAGCGGGCAGGTGCGCGCCCTGGCCGAACTGGCGCCGCGCTACGTGCTGCCGTTCGAGCCGCGCGCTGCGGATTTCAGCGGTGCCTTCGGTCGCAAGGCGCCGCTCGTCGTCGAGATCGGTTTCGGCATGGGCGACGCCACCGCGCAGATCGCACAGGCCCGGCCCGAGTTCGACTTCATCGGCATCGAAGTGCACCCGCCCGGTGTCGGCGCGCTGCTGCAGCGCATCGAGGAACGCGCGCTCACCAACCTGCGCATCCTGCAGCACGACGCGGTCGAGGTGTTCGAGAAGATGGTGGCGCC
Proteins encoded in this window:
- a CDS encoding outer membrane beta-barrel protein → MKTRLFRLAAIAALFASSAAYSQGYVGLGAGPAKINIDCAGADTCDKTDTGWKLYGGMKFGSNLAGELVYVDWGKAKASATDAELGTATLDVKASGIGLGVAYHVPLAAWSCLGRLGIMQNKGKTSVSLNGLSASDSFTGTFPYYGVGCGYSLTPNLTLTAEADFSRVKYTDQDKANVQLLSIGLRWGW
- the trmB gene encoding tRNA (guanosine(46)-N7)-methyltransferase TrmB, which produces MTAPPSDQSGRRAAIRSYVVRAGRMGSGQVRALAELAPRYVLPFEPRAADFSGAFGRKAPLVVEIGFGMGDATAQIAQARPEFDFIGIEVHPPGVGALLQRIEERALTNLRILQHDAVEVFEKMVAPASLAGVHVFFPDPWHKKRHHKRRLIQAPFVALLASRIAPGGYLHCATDWQPYAEQMLEVLSGEAALRNRFDGYARRPDYRPLTKFENRGLKLGHGVWDLVFERR